A genomic region of Gemmata massiliana contains the following coding sequences:
- a CDS encoding class I SAM-dependent methyltransferase, with amino-acid sequence MSRAPLTLDALAKAPRVWNNDSPENVTGGLIQLCRELIRSDWVMTEVGCFAGVSTAVFAHFARTVFAVDPWELGPARGYTEIPAQHIADAARRFDRVLEHFANVKKCQGFSTEVATGFADASLDGVYLDGAHDPANFEADVRAWAPKIKPGGWLMGHDLGLVGDPRRFLNSTANLRAYPESSWALQIG; translated from the coding sequence ATGAGCCGTGCGCCCCTGACACTCGACGCGCTCGCAAAAGCTCCGCGCGTTTGGAACAACGACAGCCCGGAAAACGTAACGGGAGGCTTGATCCAGTTGTGCCGCGAACTGATCCGGTCCGACTGGGTCATGACAGAGGTCGGGTGCTTCGCGGGCGTCAGCACGGCCGTGTTCGCGCACTTCGCGCGCACCGTATTCGCCGTGGACCCGTGGGAACTCGGGCCGGCGCGCGGGTACACCGAGATCCCGGCCCAGCACATCGCGGACGCGGCGCGCCGGTTCGATCGGGTGCTGGAGCACTTCGCCAACGTGAAGAAGTGCCAGGGATTCTCGACCGAGGTCGCGACGGGGTTCGCGGACGCATCCCTGGACGGGGTGTATTTGGACGGCGCGCACGACCCGGCAAACTTCGAGGCCGACGTTCGAGCGTGGGCGCCGAAGATCAAACCGGGCGGGTGGCTCATGGGCCACGACCTGGGGCTCGTCGGCGACCCGCGCCGGTTCCTCAACAGCACAGCGAACCTCCGGGCGTACCCGGAAAGTTCGTGGGCACTCCAAATAGGGTGA
- a CDS encoding glycosyltransferase — translation MSDVLTIGMATRGEPDHVWFTLSALAANHPRCRYVVVDNTPERDTRVEAITRAVGGTYYHRPDLTGTSAPRDAVFRFAETPWVMCLDSHVILETGAVQAALDFAATHPDSNDLVQGPLVGDDGRWFATHWGITAAPGLWGTWQSDPRGQFPTGAPFDIPMTGLGQWMMRRAAWPGFNPLFRGFGGEEGYLHEVVRRAGGRTLCHPALRWRHKFRDVSGWHNNPPPPYPLRLSDHVWNLLVGHRELGIEATEQIHAHYGKKLGAQEWESLVRAAAEAQPFGGPRHQIKRQKILALWYSDNTAPEGLLRNSAASVVAAQSQTLRHDVTVSACSWAHVPGTPFDRPGVSWEPFRGAQVRGYGTILAQMEQAYQRAGAPTDFDVVAFCEHDVLYPPGYFDRIGDALAANPSARVVSHLDYIGLNTTGWQAVKERDEPLHQLALRTDVFQANLERAKSDAHRLSAVILEPDSVSLRINWVRVPPTDPTGAAGTPSVHVNHTAGRFTGHGDVCYHPRGFGLWHPHWGEARHWWPGEMTTVADVATDQFKGAGCSVCEATKHVTLETWAKSAASRPSDFHEHVPTLQELAAKCASATELSLWMKPADAAMAYGLGATGTFTSVCPRPKPQWAELTRLMGARFTGTAADPASVPAAPTDLLFIDTDHTAGALLPLLEAHHERVAKYLVIHCTVTFGEVGDKPDAPGVMHALRAFCLKRPEWVVKRHDRNNHGLMILSRCPEDVKELPSLWRKAMNYTAAMIRHKAAGSPVVSLEVLEERQGHCATCEERALDACAACGCPLEAKLPLATEACGLAKKGQEPKWVAV, via the coding sequence ATGTCGGACGTGTTAACGATCGGGATGGCGACGCGGGGCGAACCGGATCACGTGTGGTTCACGCTTTCGGCACTGGCCGCAAACCACCCGCGGTGCCGGTACGTCGTGGTGGACAACACACCCGAGCGCGACACGCGGGTTGAGGCGATCACTCGAGCCGTGGGCGGAACCTATTACCACCGCCCGGACTTAACGGGCACGAGCGCGCCCCGGGATGCTGTGTTCCGGTTCGCTGAGACGCCCTGGGTCATGTGTCTCGACTCGCACGTGATCCTGGAAACGGGTGCGGTACAAGCGGCCCTCGATTTCGCAGCGACGCACCCGGACTCGAACGACCTGGTCCAGGGGCCGCTCGTCGGGGACGACGGGCGCTGGTTCGCGACCCACTGGGGCATAACCGCCGCGCCCGGGCTTTGGGGCACGTGGCAGTCGGACCCGCGCGGGCAATTCCCGACGGGCGCGCCGTTCGACATCCCCATGACGGGCCTGGGTCAGTGGATGATGCGGCGCGCGGCGTGGCCCGGGTTCAACCCGCTATTCCGGGGATTCGGCGGCGAAGAGGGGTACCTGCACGAGGTCGTCCGTCGCGCTGGGGGGAGAACCCTGTGCCACCCCGCGCTCCGCTGGCGCCACAAGTTCCGGGACGTGTCCGGGTGGCACAACAACCCGCCCCCGCCGTACCCGCTGCGCCTGAGCGATCACGTGTGGAACCTCCTGGTGGGGCACCGGGAACTGGGTATCGAAGCGACGGAGCAGATCCACGCCCACTACGGGAAAAAGCTGGGCGCGCAAGAGTGGGAATCGCTGGTTCGAGCCGCGGCCGAGGCTCAGCCCTTCGGCGGTCCGCGCCACCAGATAAAGCGGCAGAAGATCCTGGCCCTATGGTATTCGGACAACACCGCCCCCGAAGGGTTGCTAAGGAATTCGGCCGCGTCCGTGGTCGCGGCCCAATCCCAGACGCTGCGCCACGACGTGACCGTGTCCGCATGCTCGTGGGCGCACGTCCCCGGCACGCCGTTCGACCGCCCCGGGGTGAGCTGGGAACCGTTCCGCGGTGCCCAGGTTCGAGGTTACGGCACCATCCTGGCACAGATGGAACAGGCGTACCAGCGCGCCGGAGCGCCGACCGACTTCGATGTCGTCGCGTTCTGCGAGCACGATGTCCTGTACCCGCCCGGGTACTTCGACCGGATCGGCGACGCACTGGCCGCGAACCCCTCGGCCCGGGTCGTGAGCCACCTCGACTACATCGGCCTGAATACGACCGGCTGGCAAGCGGTCAAAGAACGAGACGAGCCGCTCCACCAGCTCGCGCTCCGAACCGATGTGTTCCAGGCCAATCTGGAGCGCGCCAAGTCCGACGCACACCGACTCAGCGCGGTGATTCTCGAACCGGACTCCGTCAGTTTGCGGATCAACTGGGTGCGCGTCCCACCGACGGACCCGACCGGAGCGGCGGGGACACCGAGCGTCCATGTGAACCACACCGCGGGCCGGTTCACGGGGCACGGGGACGTGTGCTATCACCCGCGCGGGTTCGGGCTGTGGCACCCGCACTGGGGCGAGGCGCGGCACTGGTGGCCGGGCGAAATGACGACCGTCGCGGACGTCGCAACGGACCAGTTCAAGGGCGCGGGGTGCTCAGTGTGCGAGGCCACCAAGCACGTGACCCTGGAGACGTGGGCAAAATCGGCCGCGTCCCGACCGTCCGACTTCCACGAGCACGTCCCCACGCTCCAGGAACTGGCCGCGAAGTGCGCCAGCGCCACCGAGCTGAGCCTGTGGATGAAACCCGCCGACGCAGCGATGGCTTACGGGCTTGGTGCAACCGGCACGTTCACCAGCGTGTGCCCGCGCCCGAAGCCCCAGTGGGCCGAACTCACTCGGCTCATGGGCGCGCGGTTCACTGGTACCGCTGCGGACCCTGCGTCCGTACCCGCGGCCCCCACGGATCTGCTGTTCATCGACACGGACCACACCGCGGGCGCACTTCTGCCACTCTTGGAGGCACACCACGAGCGCGTGGCCAAGTACCTCGTCATCCACTGTACCGTGACCTTCGGTGAGGTGGGGGACAAACCCGACGCCCCCGGGGTAATGCACGCGCTCCGCGCGTTCTGCCTCAAGCGCCCCGAGTGGGTGGTGAAGCGCCACGACAGAAACAATCACGGGCTGATGATTCTGTCGCGCTGCCCCGAGGACGTGAAAGAGCTCCCATCGTTGTGGCGCAAGGCGATGAACTATACCGCGGCCATGATCCGGCACAAGGCGGCGGGGTCGCCGGTCGTGTCCTTGGAGGTACTCGAAGAGCGCCAGGGGCACTGCGCGACGTGCGAGGAGCGCGCCCTGGACGCCTGCGCCGCGTGCGGGTGCCCCCTGGAGGCTAAGCTACCCCTGGCCACAGAGGCGTGCGGTCTGGCGAAGAAGGGCCAGGAACCGAAATGGGTCGCGGTGTGA